The DNA region CGAAGTGAAAAACCATGAACATGCTATGTGTTGGCTTCAAAAAATGGAATTGCGGGTTATTGATCTCCCTGCTTGTCAATCCTGTCAAGATTGACTTCCCATTTCAAGCCACAAACTGTGCTGTAAGTTTAATTATATCCAGTTCTTCTCCAATAATTCCTTTGGGGAGATAGACTGTATATTGCTCAGCTTCTTGGGGCTCAATAACTTTGCAGACATGTTTAAACTGGGTAGACAAATCTACCTTAGCTGATGCTGCTTCGTTACCATCAGTCGCTAGAGCAGATGGGGCTGGCTCGAGCACAGCAGAATCAGCAGGCTGTGAAGAAGGCTGTTGCACAAAAGACTGATTCTGAGAATGAAATTCAGACAACCGATGTTAATAATATGCATGGTAAGGATCCGACACATTCAAGAAATTGAACTTCACATTGCCAACATTATTTGCAATAATCCTCTTTTCAAACTCTGGTCCATTCTTTGCAACAAACTGGGAAGTTTTGTCAACAATAATTCTGATGGCTTTTCATCATTTTGCTCGTAGGGCACTTGAAATGGGAAGAGGGCCAAGATTCCCATCAGAATGAGGAGTAAGGAGGGACAAGATTGGCAAATAACCtagcatttttcaaaagaaacaaaaacttaaaTATGTACTGTCAAAGTGATGGCTTTGACACAAATTGATGCTAGAGAAAACTGCCTGCAAGTTATCTCTAGCTGTGATAAGAAATCAAAGCAAAACCAAGTTAGTTCCCATATCCATGCGAACTTTAAAGTCGAaaagcaatatattaatattttaaaaagtcaaGAGATAAAGTATCAACTACAAGTCATAAAAATtggcaaaaaggaaaaaagaacaaTAAACGTCATCAATGAGCCCTAGCTCGTAGAGATAAGCTCACTTTTCCTTTCCACTCTTAGAACCATTGAGTCTAGGATTTTTTCAGGAGCAACAAGCATAAGAACATGTTGACAATTGTGCTCCTTCTTAGTCCCACACCTGTGGGTAAGTAAATGAGGGGCAAATCTTAAGgctataaataagaggcttagcctcttagtttaaatgcagcagttgaaagcttatctagtaacttttgattttagttaaattcctctattaactttttgtaaaaagggtagaagtgtaaagttaaagttttactagtggggtagttttgtgggtgtgtttggggtgaggagaaaaattgtgtaattgtaacaatttttcgcATAacgaattttcttctctgggtctgatggttttttcttctgttttagagttttcacgtaaatttcttgtgttgttattatttctctatttttcttgttattcctgcaaagagTAGATCCTAGGAAGGTGAATTTGGAAAGTCCAAATTTCTAACAATTGATATCAGAgtcactaggttctttttgtggggtggaggtttggtgtggtagtgtggatacgtataATCTAAgaaggttctgtctaggagattagaaattttaagtgtgtccattgtgaccctccaatctttcctggaaACTGACTTAGTggggtactattcatttctacagtaaaattcatcaaagcaatgtcaggaagtagaccttcaaatcttgtcaaatttgaggtggagaaatttgatgggagaatcaatttttgcttgtggcaagtacaagttaaggatgtcttgattcaatcagaattacacaaggcattgaagggtAGACCAACACCTGAAATCAACACTGGTACTAGTGTAACTGGTGAAATgagcagatctaaaatgagcgatgaagattgggaggatctggatttgagaacagcaagtgcgatacgtcTGTGCCTGGCCAAAAATattcttgcaaatgtgcatgaaaTCTCTACGGCAAAAGAACTCTGgaaaaaacttgaagagttgtatcagacgaagggCGTCTCAAATCGTATGTACgtgaaggagcagtttcatacactgcaGATAAGTGAatgtacaactatttcagatcatttaagcgtTCTTAATGGTATTCTCGCTGAGCTAAAAGCTATTGGAGTTAacattgatgatgaggatcaagccttgagactcatctagtctcttccaccttcctatgagcacataaaacctattttgatacatgagaaggagaaaataattttttcagaagttaccagtaaaatcttttctgaagagagaagactaagtagtgaAAGTAATGTTCTACTTGAAAACTTAGTaatggtagcagctggaaatgggaagatgaagaactccatgaagaagaaagtagtctgttgggagtgtggacaatctaggtacgtcaagaaaaattgtctaagagctggagcaggttcggcaagtggctttaagtcagtaaatggagatacgggaaatgatgctaatgttgtgcctctctccatggaagattttgatctttaaaaagagacatgtacgtTCTCATGACATGTCACTAATTTCCAAAGTTGCCAtaatagaggatgtgttaatgttagcgggttcacaagtttgcacacaggcattgatgcagggtgtatggtggaaattcatgtcgatagTTGATGAACTTTTAGGAAAatcaaacgtggaagttacaccataatttttagTAAGAttgtttttcgacatgggccaaagtgaaatgcttggaattggtttattctgagtaggtatgcttttatggtgaagcataaTAGCAGaggctatgaagatcttcattgaggtgaagcttggctgtgggaccagtcaaagtcgcaaggtggagattgttgacaaTTGTGCTCCTTTTTAATCCCACACCGGTGGGTAAGTAAAGGAGGGGCAAATCTTAagattataaataagaggcttagcctcttagtttaagtgcaccagttgaaagcttatctagtaacttttaactttagttaaattcctctattagccttttgtaaaaagggaagatgtgtaaaattaaagttttactagtggggtagctttgtgggtgtgtttggggtgaggagaaaaattgtgtgattgtaacaatttttcacatagtgaattttcttctctggatctggtggttttttctcctattttggagttttcacgtaaatttctggtgttgttattatttttctatttttcttgttattcctgcaaatgaTAGATCCTAGggaggtgaatttgggaggtctaaATTCTCAACAGAACATTCATTCTCTTGGTAAAAATAGAGAGACTTTAATTCAAATAAAGGGGTAAAAATACGAAATGGAGACTATCGAAACAAGGAGAAGAATCAAATCGATGTGTccataaaagaaatatgaatttcaacacataataaatcacaaaatcagAGGGTGTGCAAAACCGACCTAAGAACCCCACCCACAAATCCGTCATTAAATAAGACTAATAAGAAACTGTCGTTTTTTCacgattcttttttttttcttggcaaaCTCCAGAGGAAGCGAATATCATCTACgaccaaaaaagaagaaggaatagAATATATTCACCAACCGATTGAGGTTCTTAAGGTGCAAAGAAAATGAGAGGCGATGGAGGGGTTATGTTGGGTTAGGGTTCGAAGATGGAAGGGAGATCGAAGAATGTTGCAGGTAGATATTAGGTTGTGCAACTCTATTCTTCATACTACTAGCTCTGTAGTTTTGGACTAAAAAAGGACACCATAATACGATGCCGTATATATGGCATTTCACGAGACGATAAGTCGTTTAAAAAAGTCTGTGGAGGATGAAAGCAAATTGTAGGAAGATTTAGTAATGCTCTATCAAAATCACCCCTAGCAAAGAAAGCAAGGTTCAGAATAAGAAAATAGAACTGtaattattcatttaaaaacttCATTAGTACATCATATAACAAATGGTGGTAATTCCATGGCACTTTCCTACCTGTTTACTAGGTGAGGTAAGCATCTAGACACCACAACAATCCTAAACTGCGACATTTAAGGTTCACTGGCACTAGAAATACACAAAGAGAGAGtgggagagaaaagaaatgaatagaagaaaaatgatatgcacatatatgataaatatcaaTCCCAAACAGAAAATGGGCCTTCAGGGTAAAATGTATACGTATGCCAAGAATGGGTCATCTAGGACCCGATAATTCATCTGGAGGGATGTGGGAAGCGGAATCTATGATCCCACTAGCATTTGGGAGGGCCATATTATTGAAGTCTTGATGGAACATATCCTCCTTCTGCCACTCCTCCCATCTTTCTACCAATCCATCACCTTCAAGCATTCTAATGACATCTGACATCTTGGGCCGTTGCATCGGGGCGTCTTGTGTGCAAAGTAAGGCCACTTGGATCAACTGCTCCACCTCATCCTCGATATAGTTACCCTGCAGATTTGGATCAACCAATGTTTCCAACCTCTTATCTTTCAAAAGTCCTTTCACCTGAATGGTCAAAACTAATGTCAGGAAGTTCAAATAACCTTAGAAATTAATACgaaaaagagatttttcatTTAAGATTGAGCTACCCATGAAAAGATTCTAATACCATGTAAAGTCAATAAAACATAGCTAATATGTCATCAAATGATATAGTAACAAGTAAATCTGTGATGTGAAGATTCTATTTACGTACCCAATCAAGTAACATAACATCATCATCGTTTGCAAGCCGAGTGAGATCAAAAGCCCTTTGGCCAGTTATCAATTCAAGAAGCATGACCCCATACCCAAAAACATCAGTTTTCTCAGAAGACTTTCCACTTGAAAGGTACTCCGGTGCTATATGCCCAATTGTGCCATGTATAGCAGTAGTGACATGAGTATCTTTGTAATCCATCAGTTTAGCCAACCCAAATTCTCCAACAACTGCTTCAAACTCTCCATCCAAAAATATGTTTGCAGCTTTTACATTACGGTGAATGATTTTAGGATCACAATGATCATGCAAATAAGCAAGCCCCCTTGCAGATCCTAATGCAATGCGTTTTCGTTTGGGCCAATCAAGGGGGGGTTGCGTTTCCGGACGTTCTAAAATATGCATAGATAAAATCATGAGAGgacaattgaaaattaaaagaacAATAGGCCAAGTaacatttgaaatttattttggtgCGTGCATGGTTGTCTAAGATATAATTATTGTCATTCTTAAGCATGAACAATTTGTTTGGATGTACAAATATAAGAAGTACAAACTTTTTACCCTTACAATAAATCATTGattatttcaactttttttttctctaattagCTCAGACTGAAACATATGTAGGATTTTAGACTTAAAATCTAACCAAGATGGCAAGTTAATATCACGTGAGATATTGGTAAAGTgggaatatataaaagtaaaatatgttgcatgaaatcaaataaaacattcgctaatacaaaaaaaaaaaaaaaagagtatgatACAGAAAAGCAGCTAGCAGGGGTACCTCTTAAACATGATGCTAAACTTCCCTGGGCCATAAAGGGGTAAACAAGCAATTGTTCTGTTGGTGTCATGCAAAAACCACGTAGACGAAGCAGATTACGATGCACAGCCATGCTAATCATTTCTACTTCTGTTTGGAACTGCAACCTCCCACCCTGGGTGCGCTCCTCTTTAAGTCTTTTTATAGCCACGAGAGAGCCATCAGCCAAGCGTCCTTTGTAAACCTTACCAAATCCACCACTTCCCAGAATGTTTTTGGTGCTAAAGTTATCTGAAGCAACTTGAAGCTCAAACAGAGAAAACCTTTTTAATTGGCTAAGATGAACTTCTGGATCTTCCTCAGCTACAAATACAAACAAGTCAGAAAGAGATCCATCTGcaacaacaaaagaaaacaattattTACTCACGAACCAGGAATATCAATGAAATAATCCCGTGGCTTTCTTCGTCGCCACCAAGCAAGTGCAATTACAAAGGCAACAACAAGCAGAGCAGCCCCAGCAGCAACTGGTCCAATGGAACTACCTGAAACAATTCAGAATTtgatcaaacaacataaaatggtaactctctctctctctctctctctctctctctctctctctctctcttcggcTCTTGGGAGACTTCGACGTAGCATGAGGTACACAATCTATAGGACTTTATCATTGATTTTTATTGTATcatcctcctttttttttctctccaggACAAATTACCAGTAGCAATGATGAAAAACCTGATATACAGCAGCACATGTAAgcgctctctctccctccctccatccTTCCCTCTCTCCTTACCTCATCATTGGTCTCATGATTTTTGGGAGACTTCAACCTAGGTGTGATGTACATTTTAGAGTACTTCAAAATTGACTTGGATAACATCATCCTactttctctctcccccttctATGTTGGGTGCAACTGACTTATCAAATACAAATCCCCAAAAGTTCAGTCTGACTAGTGACTATCCAACCAATGTCAACTTTCTCCTTTTCGTCGCTGAAGAGAGAGCCAATGGGCCTAGGGGAAGGGGGGATGGATGGTATATGGCATGAAGATGTTTTTCAAGCTCCAGCAGACTTGAATCAGATCTAAGATAAAGCCACCATCAAAAGGTTTTGAAACGGAACAACCCACTTTGCTGAGGCATTAATTGCACATACAATCCATTTCTAAACAGTTGCTACCAAAGATATTGATTGCACATGAATCATTCAAACTTGTATTAAATCAAGATAAAACGGAggaaaaatggaaatgaatatattgCAAAACTTGGCGAGTTATATGTGAGATCATTGTTAAGGGAACAAAGTCAAAATGCCATAAAATAGTTTCTTGAATATGTAAGAGAGAACCAAAGAGCTAAAAATGGCATCATCAATACAATTAGAGTTTATATTGATGATGGAAACATCATTAATAACGCACCTGAAGAAGAAACTGGTGGAGacggaggaggagaagaagtggGAGGAACTGGATAATTATTAagttgattatttttaaaactgcAAAATTTGGATAAGCCATCAACAATTGAAGAACTCATAAGAATTTGGATCACCCATCAAGAATGCtaccaaggaaaaaaaaaaaaaattcactccACCTGATAGGAGTAAAGGATGAAAAGGAACCATTAATTGGAATATCTCCTGTTAGCTTGTTGTTTGATAGATCTCTGCATTTGATAGGAAAAGAAGATAATGTCACATTTTTGCATTGTGTTTCATGgtgagaaaacaaaataaaattatttaatcatgaaaaaatgaGACATCAAGATGATACTCACAGGACTTGCAGTGTTGCAACATTAGTTAAAGACATAGGAATTTGTCCTATCAAGCTGTTATTGTTGAGACGCCTATTTCACAAAATACATACTGTTATTTTACAGATAACCAAAATGTTATTGCATTGCCAAAACAACTATTTTATCCTTAAGTTATATGGCCAATAAgtacaaacaatcaacatgataCTGATTCAGAACAAGAATCACTGTAGAATGTCAATGTTTCTGTAATCACACTTGATCACATGCTACATCCAGCTATGATTAACAGGTGTAATCTTGCTTTACAAACACATTACTTGAATTCTAGTTTAGCATTAGTCTCTTTTCATTGATCATATGAGACTAACATAATGCATGTGTTGAGTGTGCAAGTGGGAGGTGACAACATTAAACGGTGTAGGCAAATAGAGTGTGAGCTAAACAACTCGGCCAAACAGTTCTGTTTAATTTATATGCATCATAGACGGGTCAAAACATGCTCCTAACATCCGCAACTTTCCACCCTAAAGCTGTTATACTTAATTAATGGCATGGATGAAGACCTTAAACAGAAACTGATACAGGATGATTAAGACATCCTaagagggagaagaagaagcagGGAAGCAAcatgaagagaaaagaaatctcAAAGAGATAAGACGAGGAAAGGTGGCAAAGATGagaaaggagaaagagagaagaagaagctgcagcttgggagagggaagaaaaagaggaaaggtaCCAGACAGTTCTGAATATGTCAACAAATAGGAACCATCGATAATGCAAAGTATTTTCCTGGGCTTTTTCAGAATTTTTTGACAGGATTTTTGCACAAATACCAAACTAGAACAACATaataagaaaagagaaaagaaagtaaggaagagaaaataagagaaagatGACTTGTTCGAAAAGAGAACTCTAAAATTAGGTTTTTCAAAGTTGTACCATTTAACCTCACGTAGTGCAAGTACATAAATGCCCTATAATAGCATAATAAAAATGAAGCCATAAATTTATACATCAATGGGCATTACCACCTAAAATTAACGACCCAACTTCTTACACTTAATGTGCAGAATTTAGCATAGTGGGACTGCTTTCTATGCTTTACTATATCTAAAGCCTCCCAAATCTAAACAGCATCTTAAGCACCATTATATGACGAACATCATCAATGGCAATTATATGATACCAGAGCATTTTGCCTTTGGGGTTCCGACCACAGgttcatcttttttatttagtttttatctGCCAGTGCAATGATATTCCATCTGAATCTATTATACAATATGGATATACAAATTTGGAGTTAGAACCAGCAATATTTGGCCCATGCAACTTTTTATTGTTCCAGTGAATGCTTTTCAATACCTTATCTCACTTCATACACATGCCTGCATGTGTGTGCGAATTTAAGTATTTACCACAATGCGGATAGTTTaggtaggaaaaaaaaaactagtaatAGTTAGAATAAAACTTCTATCCAAGTCCACTTAGCCATGTTTTAGCTCATCAGAATACATGTTCTCAAGCAGGTGAGCTAAGTAAATAGACAAAAGAAGGATCATCCAAgaagaaagaacaagaaaaaataaatgaatttattgaCTTGGACCATTTGGACCATAAGATGAAGGATAAATGGTCATACAGAAATCGAAGTTGTGAAAGGTCGCCCAATTTGGTTGGAATGGGTCCACTTAAATTGTTCAAGTAAAGATCCAAGCTCACCAAGTTTGTCAAATTCCCAAGCTCATCAGGAATTGTTCCGCTTATAACATTACTAAAAAGTTCCCTGTCAGAACAAAATGATTTAAAGAGTTGTagaaaaatagaacaaataaaatatatgtacaACTAAATATACAACCACGGGCACAACTAGACAGCCATTCCTGAGATAGATGGCAAAAAGTATTGACTACAACATATACAATGTTGAATATTGAAAGATGTAATCCACCAATGAAATTGAAAACATCCACTCTCAATATGCATTTTTAGCTATAACTCTTGAACAACAAAACGGGTAGTCTGCAGGTGAACATGTGCAAAGAGCTGCATTATTGCCACAAAAATGTACAAGTGGCTAGACCAATATCATATCAACCACTTGCATTCTAGATGAAAATCTATCTTCTATAAGTACTTCATTAACCAGAAAGACAAGTTAAGGGGGGCACCACTTAGTAGATGCGAAGCTTACAAGAGAATTaccaataaagaaaaacaaaatataaaagtttAAGGATCCAAAATCTCACTTGACTCTAAGAAAGCAACTCAGAACCAGAATCCAATATCTGCTCAGAGGGAGTGTAAAAGCAGAAACTTCAATTCAAAACCCCCAAATTCCATGCACTCCCCACCAGGTATGATACATTATATACAAGGTAACTACCATCGAAATTTCACCACAATGAGTACTTCAAAATTACCCCTTCCAACATGCCAATAAATCATCTATTGGGCATAACTCGTGAAACCCAAAACAGGCCACAACAAGGATCCAATTTACCAGCTATTTCATAGTGATCTTCTATCTCTCTGTTTAGTTTAAACACACCACACCATCCATAACTATCGTTTGAGAGATTTTGCAAATTGCTACTTGTCAAAATATTTCCTAGAGCTACTGTCCAAGTGAAAAAATGCCACTGTTAGCAATTCTCTAATTTTCCAAATCTTCCTTCATGGAAAGAAATTACCTGCATCCAACTGACCATAACCTCAAAATAGAATTTTACTACAAAGGCATGACTTCTAGCAGGAttccatatcatttttttctcaCCCTCCCTACGAACCTCCACCATAAAGCAT from Carya illinoinensis cultivar Pawnee chromosome 6, C.illinoinensisPawnee_v1, whole genome shotgun sequence includes:
- the LOC122313203 gene encoding BRASSINOSTEROID INSENSITIVE 1-associated receptor kinase 1-like isoform X2 gives rise to the protein MRKTGDALNALKTSLADPIGVLQSWDATLVNPCSWFHVTCDNNTSVTRVDLGNANLSGQLVPQLGSLQNLQYLELFSNVISGTIPDELGNLTNLVSLDLYLNNLSGPIPTKLGDLSQLRFLRLNNNSLIGQIPMSLTNVATLQVLDLSNNKLTGDIPINGSFSSFTPISFKNNQLNNYPVPPTSSPPPSPPVSSSGSSIGPVAAGAALLVVAFVIALAWWRRRKPRDYFIDIPAEEDPEVHLSQLKRFSLFELQVASDNFSTKNILGSGGFGKVYKGRLADGSLVAIKRLKEERTQGGRLQFQTEVEMISMAVHRNLLRLRGFCMTPTEQLLVYPFMAQGSLASCLRERPETQPPLDWPKRKRIALGSARGLAYLHDHCDPKIIHRNVKAANIFLDGEFEAVVGEFGLAKLMDYKDTHVTTAIHGTIGHIAPEYLSSGKSSEKTDVFGYGVMLLELITGQRAFDLTRLANDDDVMLLDWVKGLLKDKRLETLVDPNLQGNYIEDEVEQLIQVALLCTQDAPMQRPKMSDVIRMLEGDGLVERWEEWQKEDMFHQDFNNMALPNASGIIDSASHIPPDELSGPR
- the LOC122313203 gene encoding BRASSINOSTEROID INSENSITIVE 1-associated receptor kinase 1-like isoform X1 is translated as MERLNLSVPVCAFHLWSILVIGFVSEVSANAEGDALNALKTSLADPIGVLQSWDATLVNPCSWFHVTCDNNTSVTRVDLGNANLSGQLVPQLGSLQNLQYLELFSNVISGTIPDELGNLTNLVSLDLYLNNLSGPIPTKLGDLSQLRFLRLNNNSLIGQIPMSLTNVATLQVLDLSNNKLTGDIPINGSFSSFTPISFKNNQLNNYPVPPTSSPPPSPPVSSSGSSIGPVAAGAALLVVAFVIALAWWRRRKPRDYFIDIPAEEDPEVHLSQLKRFSLFELQVASDNFSTKNILGSGGFGKVYKGRLADGSLVAIKRLKEERTQGGRLQFQTEVEMISMAVHRNLLRLRGFCMTPTEQLLVYPFMAQGSLASCLRERPETQPPLDWPKRKRIALGSARGLAYLHDHCDPKIIHRNVKAANIFLDGEFEAVVGEFGLAKLMDYKDTHVTTAIHGTIGHIAPEYLSSGKSSEKTDVFGYGVMLLELITGQRAFDLTRLANDDDVMLLDWVKGLLKDKRLETLVDPNLQGNYIEDEVEQLIQVALLCTQDAPMQRPKMSDVIRMLEGDGLVERWEEWQKEDMFHQDFNNMALPNASGIIDSASHIPPDELSGPR
- the LOC122313203 gene encoding BRASSINOSTEROID INSENSITIVE 1-associated receptor kinase 1-like isoform X3, which gives rise to MERLNLSVPVCAFHLWSILVIGFVSEVSANAEGDALNALKTSLADPIGVLQSWDATLVNPCSWFHVTCDNNTSVTRVDLGNANLSGQLVPQLGSLQNLQYLRLNNNSLIGQIPMSLTNVATLQVLDLSNNKLTGDIPINGSFSSFTPISFKNNQLNNYPVPPTSSPPPSPPVSSSGSSIGPVAAGAALLVVAFVIALAWWRRRKPRDYFIDIPAEEDPEVHLSQLKRFSLFELQVASDNFSTKNILGSGGFGKVYKGRLADGSLVAIKRLKEERTQGGRLQFQTEVEMISMAVHRNLLRLRGFCMTPTEQLLVYPFMAQGSLASCLRERPETQPPLDWPKRKRIALGSARGLAYLHDHCDPKIIHRNVKAANIFLDGEFEAVVGEFGLAKLMDYKDTHVTTAIHGTIGHIAPEYLSSGKSSEKTDVFGYGVMLLELITGQRAFDLTRLANDDDVMLLDWVKGLLKDKRLETLVDPNLQGNYIEDEVEQLIQVALLCTQDAPMQRPKMSDVIRMLEGDGLVERWEEWQKEDMFHQDFNNMALPNASGIIDSASHIPPDELSGPR